Proteins encoded by one window of Sardina pilchardus chromosome 7, fSarPil1.1, whole genome shotgun sequence:
- the ngfa gene encoding neurotrophin-7 isoform X2: protein MRSLTLVLLLLISVQAALNMGEDAATPPTHHPHHTHHHHHHTHQQQQQQHQRHRTAQQSHSHSNSHSKPGGGGGQHRSPELIPTVDPKLFSKRRYHSPRVLFSDVVPPDSQSAGLAAGAGRDRARHGPGWGDRDPRVRRGAAEQIMHRGEYSVCDSVNHWVSNKTRATDMKGNEVTVLPDVRINNQVKQQLFYETSCRFATTRPSGGGGRGGAGGGKGRGGKGNRGVRTGSGGCRGIDTRFWNSYCTNTHTFVRALTLWQNQITWRYIRINAACVCVISRTSWKG, encoded by the coding sequence ATGAGGTCGTTGACGCTGGTCCTGCTCCTCCTGATCAGCGTCCAGGCTGCACTGAACATGGGAGAGGACGCCGCGACGCCGCCGACGCATcacccgcaccacacacaccaccaccaccaccacacacaccagcagcagcagcagcagcatcaacgCCACAGGACGGCCCAGCAGTCCCACTCCCACTCAAACTCCCACTCAAAGCCCGGCGGCGGGGGCGGCCAGCACCGCTCCCCGGAACTCATCCCCACCGTGGACCCCAAACTGTTCAGCAAGCGCCGCTACCACTCGCCCCGCGTGCTGTTCAGCGACGTGGTGCCGCCGGACAGCCAGTCGGCGGGGCTGGCGGCCGGCGCGGGCCGGGACCGGGCCCGACACGGGCCGGGGTGGGGGGACCGGGACCCCCGCGTGCGACGGGGGGCCGCCGAGCAGATCATGCACCGCGGCGAGTACTCGGTGTGCGACAGCGTCAACCACTGGGTGAGCAATAAGACCCGCGCCACGGACATGAAGGGCAACGAGGTGACGGTGCTGCCCGACGTGCGCATCAACAACCAGGTGAAGCAGCAGCTCTTTTACGAGACCTCGTGCCGCTTCGCCACCACCCGGCCCagcgggggtgggggcaggggaggggcgGGAGGGGGCAAGGGCCGAGGGGGCAAGGGCAACCGAGGGGTCAGGACGGGCTCCGGGGGCTGCCGGGGTATCGACACCCGCTTCTGGAACTCCTACTGCACCAACACGCACACCTTCGTGCGGGCACTCACCCTCTGGCAGAACCAGATCACCTGGCGGTACATACGCATCAACGCAGCCTGCGTGTGCGTCATCAGCCGCACGTCGTGGAAGGGCTGA
- the ngfa gene encoding neurotrophin-7 isoform X1, translated as MCHSHTTTITTLTWTVCSNLIYIKQYFTHDSYIRGLGRVPMRSLTLVLLLLISVQAALNMGEDAATPPTHHPHHTHHHHHHTHQQQQQQHQRHRTAQQSHSHSNSHSKPGGGGGQHRSPELIPTVDPKLFSKRRYHSPRVLFSDVVPPDSQSAGLAAGAGRDRARHGPGWGDRDPRVRRGAAEQIMHRGEYSVCDSVNHWVSNKTRATDMKGNEVTVLPDVRINNQVKQQLFYETSCRFATTRPSGGGGRGGAGGGKGRGGKGNRGVRTGSGGCRGIDTRFWNSYCTNTHTFVRALTLWQNQITWRYIRINAACVCVISRTSWKG; from the exons ATGTGCCACAGCCACACCACAACAATAACTACGTTAACATGGACTGTCTGCAGCAATCTGATATACATTAAACAATATTTCACTCATGATTCTTACATCAGAGGCTTAG GACGTGTGCCCATGAGGTCGTTGACGCTGGTCCTGCTCCTCCTGATCAGCGTCCAGGCTGCACTGAACATGGGAGAGGACGCCGCGACGCCGCCGACGCATcacccgcaccacacacaccaccaccaccaccacacacaccagcagcagcagcagcagcatcaacgCCACAGGACGGCCCAGCAGTCCCACTCCCACTCAAACTCCCACTCAAAGCCCGGCGGCGGGGGCGGCCAGCACCGCTCCCCGGAACTCATCCCCACCGTGGACCCCAAACTGTTCAGCAAGCGCCGCTACCACTCGCCCCGCGTGCTGTTCAGCGACGTGGTGCCGCCGGACAGCCAGTCGGCGGGGCTGGCGGCCGGCGCGGGCCGGGACCGGGCCCGACACGGGCCGGGGTGGGGGGACCGGGACCCCCGCGTGCGACGGGGGGCCGCCGAGCAGATCATGCACCGCGGCGAGTACTCGGTGTGCGACAGCGTCAACCACTGGGTGAGCAATAAGACCCGCGCCACGGACATGAAGGGCAACGAGGTGACGGTGCTGCCCGACGTGCGCATCAACAACCAGGTGAAGCAGCAGCTCTTTTACGAGACCTCGTGCCGCTTCGCCACCACCCGGCCCagcgggggtgggggcaggggaggggcgGGAGGGGGCAAGGGCCGAGGGGGCAAGGGCAACCGAGGGGTCAGGACGGGCTCCGGGGGCTGCCGGGGTATCGACACCCGCTTCTGGAACTCCTACTGCACCAACACGCACACCTTCGTGCGGGCACTCACCCTCTGGCAGAACCAGATCACCTGGCGGTACATACGCATCAACGCAGCCTGCGTGTGCGTCATCAGCCGCACGTCGTGGAAGGGCTGA